The sequence CCGGAATGCAAGTCCGAGGAAAGTTTGGTGTACGTAATTCCGGTACCAATTCCCCACCTTTTGCCAATGTTGTAATACACAGAAGCACCGAAAGTCACAGGCATTTTATGTTTTATTTTGGCATCAACTTGTTGATCTTGGTTGGCTAAAAGCACCTGAGTAAGAGGATCAAGCTCTGTACTTGAACTGTGAAAAACATCACTGATGCTCATGTTGCTTCCGTTGAAAGTAGCATATCCCGGAACTTGACCTGCAGAACCCGAAGAGGCATTTCCTGTAAGAACACTTACCATCCAGGATTTATTTGTTTTAATTTTAGGTAAATCTGGTTTTTTATCTAACTCGTTTATTGCTAAAAGCTCTTCGTTTTCTCTTAAATCATCATCGTTATTTTTTACCGTGTTTTCTTGAGATAAAATTTGATTTTGATTATTGAAATCTGAACTTTTTTGTTTTTCGTCAGAGCTAAAAACATGCGCTATTTCGCCTTTCAACAAGTCTTTGATGGTTTCTGAAGAGGTATTTACAAACAATTTATCTGTGAAAATACTTTCTACATAGTCATTTTTAAAAATGTGATTCTGACTATAATTTTTGCCATTATTAATTTCTTCAGAAGAAGATTGAGCAATCACATTTTCAGTTTTGGAATCTGACTGTACATTTTTCTCTACAATTTTCTTTTCATTCGAATTTTCAAAAAAATGATTGATTCCAAAAAACACAAATGCAAGTACGGCGGCCGCACTTACTGCTCTATAAATAATAGTAGTAGGTTTGGAATAAGTATTCCTTTTAATCTGACCTTTAACATCAGCAGGAACTACACCAAGAACATGCTCATTTTCATCGAATAATTCAGATTGAATATCATCCCACAATCCGTCTGGAACATCTTCTGTGTGATCTTCCATTTTTCCGCGCAGATCATTTAGCCAATCTTTACTCATAATGCGCTTTTTTTATCATTTTATGTTCATTCACTTTCTGCACAAGTATCGCCTTCGCTCTGTGAAATTGGGAAGCTGAAGAATTTTCTGCTATTCCTAATATCGCAGCAATTTCCTTATGGCTTTTTTCTTCAAACACATAAAGATTAAATACAGTTCTGTAACCATCTGGAAGCGATCTGATCATTTCCATCAGGTTTTCTTTTGAAATACTTTCAAGATCAGGCTCATCATCATTAGAAAAATC comes from Chryseobacterium sp. 3008163 and encodes:
- a CDS encoding outer membrane beta-barrel protein, producing the protein MSKDWLNDLRGKMEDHTEDVPDGLWDDIQSELFDENEHVLGVVPADVKGQIKRNTYSKPTTIIYRAVSAAAVLAFVFFGINHFFENSNEKKIVEKNVQSDSKTENVIAQSSSEEINNGKNYSQNHIFKNDYVESIFTDKLFVNTSSETIKDLLKGEIAHVFSSDEKQKSSDFNNQNQILSQENTVKNNDDDLRENEELLAINELDKKPDLPKIKTNKSWMVSVLTGNASSGSAGQVPGYATFNGSNMSISDVFHSSSTELDPLTQVLLANQDQQVDAKIKHKMPVTFGASVYYNIGKRWGIGTGITYTKLSSDLHSGSDANYIQSDQTIHYVGVPVQVNYNVIKEASFTGYLTAGTLIEKSVSGSLKTKYVVENTLKDETEEKLSSKPVQISVNAAAGVQLNITNRLGIYAEPGLGYHFKDNSTLNTIYKEKPLNFNLKFGLRLSLD